A single genomic interval of Picosynechococcus sp. PCC 7003 harbors:
- a CDS encoding glycoside hydrolase, with product MSYPLYIAFIWHQHQPLYKAPDGQYHLPWVRLHGTKDYLDLILLLEKYPRLHQTVNLVPSLMMQLEDYAEGKALDPYLKLALTPVIDLNSDQKWYILEHFFDGNHRTLVDPHPRYRELYTERQDKGKAWCLENWDEQKFSDLLAWHNLAWIDPLFWDDPEIAAWLEKDRGFTLGDRQRIYSKQREIIKRIIPKHKQMQDNGQLEVTTTPYTHPILPLLADTDSGRVAVPGMELPKERFQWSEDIPRHLNRAKEMYRERFGREVRGLWPSEQSVSPEVLNPIAAAGFKWICSDEAVLGWSLKHFFHRDEVGNVYEPEKMYRPYRLETDHGDLAIVFRDHRLSDLVGFTYSGMDSEQAASDLVGHLEAIARSLRHHQKEGQTTLQEPHLVTIALDGENCWEFYEKDGIPFLTSLYEKLSANRQLELVTVSEFIEQFPPTETIPSHKLHSGSWVDGSFTTWIGDPAKNRAWDMLTKARHLLAAHPEATEITNPEAWESLYAAEGSDWFWWFGEGHSSNQDAMFDQLFREHVAGIYKALNEPVPPEVLQPIEDHTRHREHLPESFIHPVIDGVGDEQDWDKAGCIEIGGARGTMHQSSALQRLFYGWDHLNFYLRFDLKRGIKWGEELPAELHLLWFYPGVNCAISPAPIASMPDQAPLNYLFRHHIGINLLTQSIWFEEASDYGQWRPRGAHATMAYRECLELSVPWDVLQIKPDYTLNLVAILADDGEYHSFVPENRFVTLQVP from the coding sequence ATGTCTTATCCCCTCTACATCGCGTTTATTTGGCATCAGCATCAACCCCTCTACAAAGCACCGGACGGTCAATATCATCTCCCCTGGGTGCGGCTCCACGGCACCAAAGATTATTTAGATTTGATTCTGCTGCTCGAAAAATATCCGCGCCTCCACCAAACTGTAAATTTGGTACCTTCCTTGATGATGCAGTTGGAAGATTATGCCGAAGGCAAGGCCCTTGACCCCTATCTAAAGCTTGCCCTCACCCCCGTCATAGACCTCAACAGCGACCAAAAATGGTACATTCTAGAACATTTCTTTGATGGCAATCACCGCACCCTAGTGGATCCCCACCCCCGCTACCGGGAGCTTTATACCGAACGTCAGGACAAAGGCAAAGCCTGGTGCCTAGAAAATTGGGACGAACAAAAATTTAGTGATCTGCTGGCTTGGCACAATTTAGCCTGGATTGATCCCCTCTTTTGGGATGATCCGGAGATCGCCGCCTGGCTCGAAAAGGATCGCGGTTTTACTTTAGGCGATCGCCAACGCATCTATTCCAAACAACGGGAGATCATCAAGCGGATTATCCCAAAACACAAACAGATGCAGGACAACGGGCAACTGGAGGTGACTACCACTCCCTACACCCACCCGATTTTGCCCCTGCTCGCAGATACAGATTCCGGTCGGGTCGCCGTCCCCGGGATGGAATTACCCAAGGAGCGCTTCCAGTGGTCAGAGGATATTCCCCGCCACCTCAACCGCGCTAAGGAAATGTACCGCGAGCGCTTTGGCCGGGAAGTGCGAGGCCTATGGCCATCGGAGCAATCTGTCAGCCCGGAAGTACTAAATCCCATCGCCGCTGCTGGCTTTAAGTGGATCTGTTCCGATGAAGCGGTGCTGGGTTGGAGCCTAAAGCATTTCTTCCACCGAGATGAAGTGGGCAATGTCTACGAACCCGAAAAAATGTACCGCCCCTATCGCCTCGAAACAGACCATGGAGATCTCGCCATTGTCTTCCGGGATCACCGTCTGTCGGATCTCGTCGGCTTTACCTACAGCGGTATGGACTCAGAACAAGCTGCTAGCGATTTAGTCGGTCACCTAGAGGCGATCGCCCGTAGTTTGCGCCACCACCAAAAAGAAGGCCAAACCACTCTCCAAGAACCGCACCTCGTCACCATTGCCCTCGACGGCGAAAACTGCTGGGAATTCTACGAAAAAGACGGCATTCCCTTCCTAACATCCCTCTATGAAAAACTGAGTGCCAATCGCCAACTAGAACTCGTCACTGTCTCTGAATTTATTGAGCAATTTCCCCCCACCGAAACGATCCCCAGCCACAAACTCCATAGTGGTTCCTGGGTTGACGGCAGCTTTACCACCTGGATTGGGGATCCCGCTAAAAATCGCGCCTGGGATATGCTCACCAAAGCCCGCCATCTGCTTGCGGCCCACCCTGAAGCGACGGAAATCACCAACCCCGAAGCCTGGGAGTCCCTCTATGCCGCCGAAGGCTCAGACTGGTTCTGGTGGTTTGGGGAAGGTCACTCCTCCAACCAAGACGCCATGTTTGACCAACTCTTTCGGGAGCATGTCGCCGGGATTTATAAAGCCTTAAACGAACCGGTTCCCCCGGAAGTGCTGCAACCCATTGAAGACCACACCCGCCACCGGGAGCACCTCCCCGAAAGCTTTATTCACCCAGTAATTGATGGTGTCGGCGACGAACAGGATTGGGATAAGGCCGGTTGCATCGAAATTGGCGGTGCCCGGGGAACTATGCACCAAAGTAGCGCCCTGCAACGGCTCTTTTACGGTTGGGATCACCTCAATTTTTACCTACGCTTTGACCTCAAACGGGGCATCAAATGGGGTGAGGAACTCCCGGCAGAACTCCACCTGCTCTGGTTTTATCCAGGGGTAAATTGCGCCATTAGCCCGGCTCCCATTGCCAGTATGCCCGACCAAGCTCCCCTAAATTATCTCTTCCGGCACCACATCGGCATTAACCTCCTCACCCAATCCATCTGGTTTGAAGAAGCTAGTGATTATGGCCAATGGCGGCCCCGGGGCGCCCATGCAACAATGGCTTACCGAGAATGTTTAGAACTGTCTGTGCCGTGGGATGTGTTGCAGATTAAACCGGACTATACGCTCAATTTAGTGGCGATTTTGGCCGATGATGGTGAGTACCATAGCTTTGTGCCGGAAAATCGCTTTGTCACCCTCCAAGTGCCTTAA
- a CDS encoding zf-TFIIB domain-containing protein: MQCPKCRDVELGNQLLSGALTSCHCEKCEGDWLPGDRYQTWQNSQQKPQRLNTQLSLSETVIPGETDNKAALCPECRRYLSRVKIPVDQPFYLERCPECNGFWCDRQEWEILEKLQLHTSLEYIFTAEWQHKVREQQHNISERQALIQKLGPTLATAVFDLGEKLAAHNNGDFAVAYLARQVTENQTNQGQP, encoded by the coding sequence GTGCAATGTCCTAAATGTCGCGATGTTGAGCTTGGGAATCAGCTTCTCTCCGGGGCGCTAACCAGTTGCCATTGTGAAAAATGTGAAGGAGATTGGCTCCCTGGCGATCGCTACCAAACCTGGCAAAATAGCCAACAGAAACCACAGCGCCTCAATACCCAACTGTCCCTCTCAGAGACTGTGATCCCCGGTGAAACGGACAATAAAGCCGCCCTCTGTCCCGAATGTCGCCGCTATTTATCGCGGGTAAAAATCCCCGTTGATCAACCCTTTTACTTGGAACGTTGCCCCGAATGTAATGGTTTTTGGTGCGATCGCCAAGAATGGGAAATTTTAGAAAAACTCCAACTCCATACCAGCCTCGAATATATTTTTACCGCCGAATGGCAGCACAAAGTCCGGGAACAACAGCACAACATCAGCGAACGGCAGGCGCTCATCCAAAAACTGGGGCCGACCCTGGCCACCGCTGTTTTTGACCTGGGCGAAAAACTCGCGGCCCACAACAATGGCGATTTTGCCGTGGCCTATCTCGCCCGTCAAGTCACCGAAAACCAGACGAATCAAGGTCAACCATAG
- a CDS encoding glutathione S-transferase family protein, translating into MLALYQFELSQFSEKVRLILDYKGLEYKKIEVTPGIGQLDVYKMSGQRQVPVLKDGDTVISDSTEIAFYLDRKYPEKPIIPTAPVQRAQCLIMEEWADESIGLKGRKAFIGALNQNPNFRTSIVPKQVPDLFKNLLGAVPGDVLDFFGAGVGLGGDAVKEAQRGLKQDLEALTLLVQQQPYLIGDQPTLADFSVAALSILLKFPEGNYFEMPDYLKGKGIPGLGDNAEYAPFFEWRDRLYRDFRQETGGNRETKTEDGAPTTIEID; encoded by the coding sequence ATGTTGGCGTTATACCAATTTGAACTATCCCAGTTTTCGGAAAAAGTCCGCTTAATCCTCGATTACAAGGGTTTAGAGTACAAAAAAATCGAAGTGACCCCCGGTATCGGTCAACTGGACGTATATAAAATGTCGGGTCAGCGTCAAGTGCCTGTCCTCAAAGATGGCGATACGGTAATCAGCGACTCCACAGAAATTGCTTTTTACCTTGACCGCAAATATCCCGAAAAACCGATTATTCCCACGGCCCCAGTGCAACGGGCCCAGTGTTTGATTATGGAAGAATGGGCCGATGAATCCATTGGTTTAAAAGGCCGCAAAGCTTTTATTGGTGCCCTCAATCAAAACCCCAACTTCCGTACCTCCATTGTGCCGAAGCAGGTGCCTGATCTCTTTAAAAATCTTTTGGGGGCAGTGCCGGGGGATGTTTTAGATTTCTTTGGGGCGGGCGTTGGTCTTGGTGGTGACGCGGTGAAAGAAGCCCAGCGGGGTCTGAAGCAAGATCTCGAAGCCTTAACCTTGCTCGTACAGCAGCAGCCCTATTTAATCGGCGACCAGCCCACCTTAGCGGATTTCTCCGTGGCCGCCCTGAGTATTTTGCTGAAATTCCCTGAGGGGAACTATTTTGAGATGCCCGACTACCTCAAAGGCAAGGGTATTCCAGGCTTGGGAGACAATGCGGAATATGCGCCGTTTTTTGAGTGGCGCGATCGCCTTTATCGAGATTTCCGCCAAGAAACAGGGGGCAATCGTGAGACCAAGACTGAAGATGGCGCCCCCACAACCATCGAAATCGATTAA
- a CDS encoding S-methyl-5'-thioadenosine phosphorylase, which translates to MADIKIGIIGGSGLYKMDALQNIEEITIETPFGAPSDRLISGTLDGTPVVFLPRHGRHHHLLPTELPFQANIYALKSLGVEYIISASAVGSLQAPIKPVDMVIPDQFIDRTRHRTDTFFGDGIVAHIAFGDPICPQLAAILGDAVDSLNLEGVDLHRGGTYICMEGPAFSTKAESNLYRSWDASIIGMTNLQEAKLAREAEIAYATLALVTDYDCWHPDHDSVTVEMVIGNLHKNATNAQKVIQAVVEKLATNPPQSAAHDALKYAILTPLDQVPASTKEKLALLLNKYL; encoded by the coding sequence ATGGCAGACATCAAAATTGGCATCATCGGCGGTAGCGGTCTCTACAAAATGGACGCCCTCCAAAACATCGAAGAAATTACCATTGAAACTCCCTTCGGTGCCCCAAGCGATCGCCTCATCAGCGGCACCCTCGACGGCACCCCCGTTGTCTTTCTCCCCCGCCATGGCCGTCATCACCATCTCCTCCCCACAGAGCTTCCGTTTCAAGCGAATATCTACGCCCTCAAATCCCTCGGCGTCGAATACATTATTTCTGCCTCGGCTGTGGGTTCGCTCCAGGCCCCCATCAAACCTGTGGACATGGTCATTCCCGATCAATTCATTGACCGCACCCGCCACCGCACCGACACATTTTTTGGAGACGGGATTGTTGCCCACATTGCCTTCGGCGATCCTATCTGTCCTCAATTGGCGGCCATTTTAGGCGATGCAGTGGACTCCTTAAACCTAGAAGGCGTTGATCTCCACCGGGGCGGCACCTATATCTGCATGGAAGGCCCGGCCTTTTCCACCAAAGCCGAGTCTAATCTCTACCGCAGTTGGGATGCCAGCATCATTGGTATGACCAATCTCCAGGAAGCCAAACTGGCCCGGGAAGCAGAAATCGCCTATGCGACCCTCGCCCTCGTGACCGATTACGACTGTTGGCACCCCGACCATGACAGCGTCACCGTTGAAATGGTCATCGGCAATCTCCATAAAAATGCCACCAATGCCCAAAAAGTGATCCAGGCTGTCGTTGAAAAACTAGCAACCAATCCTCCCCAGTCCGCCGCCCATGATGCTCTTAAATACGCGATTCTCACTCCCCTCGACCAAGTCCCAGCCAGCACGAAGGAAAAACTCGCCCTATTGCTCAACAAATACTTGTAA
- a CDS encoding aldo/keto reductase, with the protein MQYRRFGRTELQMPVFSCGGMRYQFKWQDQDPAKIPADNQKNLTETIRRSLDLGINHIETARGYGTSEMQLGWVLSQFKREDLIIQTKVSPKADPQEFRREIEKSLNYLQLDYVDLFGIHGINNEEIFRFTFEQGCLEVAQELQQAGRIRHIGFSTHGATDLIVKTIETGAMDYVNLHWYWINQDNWRAIEAATKQDMGVFIISPSDKGGHLYNPPQKLVDLCKPLHPMVFNDLFCLSHPQIHTLSVGAARPSDFDQHLETLPLLGRADEILPDILARLENQAIASLGEDWAKTWQVGLPTYDQTPNNINIPVILWLRNLAIAYDMIEYGKARYNLMGNGGHWFPGQKADHLTEVDLRNVLRLSPHRKQILQYLQETHDLLGGAAVQRLSTS; encoded by the coding sequence ATGCAATATCGTCGTTTTGGTCGCACCGAACTGCAAATGCCTGTTTTTTCCTGTGGAGGGATGCGCTATCAGTTCAAGTGGCAGGATCAAGATCCAGCGAAAATTCCTGCGGATAACCAAAAAAATCTAACAGAAACAATTCGGCGATCGCTTGACCTTGGCATTAACCACATCGAAACGGCGCGGGGTTACGGCACGTCAGAAATGCAGTTGGGCTGGGTGTTATCGCAATTTAAACGAGAAGATCTGATTATCCAAACGAAGGTTTCCCCAAAGGCAGATCCCCAGGAATTTCGACGCGAGATCGAAAAATCCCTCAATTATTTGCAATTGGATTATGTTGATTTATTCGGCATCCATGGCATTAATAATGAGGAAATATTTCGGTTCACCTTTGAGCAGGGTTGTTTAGAAGTTGCCCAGGAACTCCAGCAAGCAGGACGCATTCGTCACATCGGTTTTTCGACCCATGGCGCGACGGATCTCATTGTAAAAACCATTGAAACGGGGGCGATGGATTATGTGAATTTGCACTGGTATTGGATTAATCAGGACAATTGGCGGGCCATCGAAGCAGCAACGAAGCAGGATATGGGGGTATTTATTATCAGTCCATCGGATAAGGGAGGACATCTTTATAATCCGCCTCAAAAATTAGTCGATCTCTGCAAGCCATTGCATCCAATGGTGTTTAACGATTTATTTTGCTTATCCCATCCCCAGATCCATACTTTGAGCGTGGGGGCGGCGCGTCCCTCGGATTTTGATCAGCATCTAGAGACCCTCCCTCTACTAGGGCGAGCTGATGAAATTTTGCCAGATATTCTCGCGCGACTGGAAAATCAGGCGATCGCCTCCCTAGGGGAAGATTGGGCAAAGACCTGGCAAGTGGGCCTGCCAACCTATGATCAAACCCCGAACAACATTAATATTCCCGTCATTCTCTGGCTCAGAAATTTGGCGATCGCCTACGACATGATTGAATACGGCAAGGCCCGCTACAATCTGATGGGCAACGGCGGCCACTGGTTCCCCGGCCAAAAAGCTGACCACTTAACGGAAGTCGATCTGCGCAATGTATTACGTCTCAGTCCCCACCGTAAGCAAATTCTCCAGTACCTCCAGGAAACCCATGATTTACTCGGAGGAGCAGCGGTGCAACGATTATCGACGAGCTAG
- the psbV gene encoding photosystem II cytochrome c-550 — translation MNKILGIDPLKKFIFGISAFVLLFWQLNVGAANATALREVDRTVNLNETETVVLSDQQVAKGERIFINTCSTCHNSGRTKSNPNVTLSSVDLEGAEPRRDNILAMVDYLKNPTSYDGELDLSQLHPNTVRADIWSSMRNLNEEDLQNVSGYVLVQAQVRGVAWGGGKTVN, via the coding sequence ATGAATAAAATTCTGGGGATCGACCCACTCAAAAAATTTATTTTCGGGATTAGCGCATTCGTTTTACTATTTTGGCAACTCAATGTCGGCGCTGCCAATGCTACGGCTCTCCGGGAAGTAGACCGCACCGTCAACCTCAATGAAACCGAAACGGTCGTCCTCAGTGACCAGCAGGTTGCCAAGGGAGAGCGGATCTTTATCAACACTTGCTCCACCTGCCACAACAGCGGCCGGACAAAGAGTAACCCCAACGTAACCCTTTCTTCGGTGGATCTAGAAGGGGCAGAACCCCGCCGCGATAATATCCTGGCCATGGTGGACTATCTGAAAAATCCCACCTCCTACGATGGTGAATTAGACCTGTCTCAGTTGCACCCCAACACCGTCCGCGCCGACATCTGGAGTAGCATGCGCAATCTCAATGAAGAAGATCTGCAAAATGTTTCCGGTTATGTCCTCGTTCAAGCCCAGGTGCGTGGTGTTGCTTGGGGCGGTGGTAAAACCGTTAACTAA
- a CDS encoding sirohydrochlorin chelatase gives MQRLSVVVVHGSFSDSYQREFQTLIAQVKAQVDHSVLGAYLECSEVTLTTAIAQFLQDHAPEPAEVQILPLFLLPGVHVREDLPEAIAQLQTQFPQVCFKLLDYLGKDARLAPFLERQFAQNPAAQRLLIAHGSRRTGANPEIEKLAQTLNASTAYWATEPSLDQRLTQLQEATAKTIHLVPYFLFSGKIPGAIAEQISTFSQTHPDITVYLGQPFGSDPQCATAIAHILQGEP, from the coding sequence ATGCAGCGGTTATCGGTGGTGGTCGTCCATGGCAGTTTTAGTGACAGTTATCAACGGGAATTTCAAACCCTGATCGCCCAGGTGAAAGCCCAGGTGGATCATTCGGTACTTGGGGCCTATTTAGAATGTAGCGAGGTGACTCTAACCACGGCGATCGCCCAGTTCCTCCAAGATCACGCCCCAGAACCCGCTGAAGTGCAAATTCTCCCTTTGTTCCTCTTGCCCGGTGTTCATGTCCGAGAAGATCTGCCAGAGGCGATCGCCCAACTGCAAACCCAATTTCCCCAGGTGTGCTTTAAACTGCTCGATTACCTCGGTAAAGATGCCCGCCTTGCCCCTTTCCTAGAGCGGCAATTTGCCCAAAATCCTGCCGCCCAACGCCTGTTGATCGCCCATGGTAGCCGTCGCACCGGGGCCAATCCCGAAATCGAAAAGCTGGCCCAAACCCTCAACGCCAGTACCGCCTACTGGGCCACAGAACCGTCTCTTGACCAAAGGCTTACCCAACTCCAGGAGGCAACAGCAAAAACGATTCACTTGGTTCCCTATTTCCTTTTTTCCGGCAAAATCCCAGGGGCGATCGCCGAACAGATCAGCACCTTTTCCCAAACTCACCCCGACATCACCGTTTACCTTGGTCAACCCTTTGGCAGCGATCCCCAATGTGCAACGGCGATCGCCCACATTCTCCAGGGTGAACCCTAG
- a CDS encoding peroxiredoxin, with amino-acid sequence MLQFFRTILITVAAIAFMWFPSEAAIALGGPQPELNQLAPEFTLLGNDGEGEIQEFSLQDYRGQWVVLYFYPQDFTPGCTLEARRFQQDLPKYLERNVQVLGVSVDDVDSHEAFCDAEGLKFPLLADSTGDVSKQYGSYLTGYSLRHTYLIDPEGILRKIYLGVNPAIHSQEVLTDLDSLMANSSAQLPPMG; translated from the coding sequence ATGTTGCAATTTTTTCGGACGATTTTAATTACGGTGGCGGCGATCGCCTTTATGTGGTTTCCCAGTGAAGCGGCGATCGCCCTGGGTGGCCCCCAACCCGAACTCAACCAACTCGCCCCAGAATTCACCCTCCTGGGCAATGACGGCGAAGGAGAAATTCAAGAATTCTCCCTCCAAGACTACCGGGGTCAATGGGTCGTACTCTACTTTTATCCCCAGGATTTCACCCCTGGCTGTACCCTCGAAGCCCGCCGTTTCCAACAGGATCTCCCCAAATACCTTGAACGTAATGTACAAGTCCTGGGGGTCAGCGTTGACGATGTCGATTCCCACGAAGCGTTCTGTGATGCCGAAGGCTTAAAGTTTCCTCTCCTGGCCGATAGCACCGGGGACGTGAGTAAACAATATGGCTCCTACCTGACGGGCTATTCCCTGCGCCATACCTACCTCATTGATCCAGAAGGTATTTTGCGCAAAATTTATCTGGGAGTAAATCCCGCGATCCATAGCCAAGAAGTCCTTACAGACCTTGATTCTCTGATGGCAAATTCCTCAGCCCAGCTTCCCCCGATGGGTTAA
- a CDS encoding dihydrolipoamide acetyltransferase family protein, translated as MIHDIFMPALSSTMTEGKIVSWTKSPGDKVAKGETVVVVESDKADMDVESFNEGFLAAIIVDAGEEAPVGSAIALIAETEAEIPEAKQKAADLKGGGSSAPAAAPAPAPAAPSPEPTPTPAAPTPTPAAPTPAPVVNDGRIIASPRAKKLAKEFGVDLKTVPGSGPHGRIVAEDIEKAAGKAPTIVPAAVSTPAPTTTKPAAPTPAPVAVAPGEVVPMNTLQQAVVRNMNASLNVPTFHVSYDITTDALDALYKQIKSKGVTMTGLLAKAVAVTLQKHPVVNASFGDNAIQYSSGINVAVAVAMPDGGLITPVLQNADQMDIYSLSRKWKDLVDRARLKQLQPDEYSTGTFTLSNLGMFGVNSFDAILPPGQGSILAIGGAQPKVVATPDGLFGVKKQMTVNITCDHRIIYGADAAAFLKDLADLIENNTHSLTL; from the coding sequence ATGATTCACGATATTTTCATGCCCGCCCTCAGCTCTACGATGACCGAAGGTAAAATCGTCTCTTGGACTAAGTCCCCGGGGGATAAAGTCGCTAAAGGTGAAACCGTTGTCGTGGTGGAATCTGACAAAGCCGATATGGACGTTGAGTCTTTTAACGAAGGGTTTCTTGCAGCGATTATTGTTGATGCGGGAGAAGAAGCACCAGTGGGTTCGGCGATCGCCCTCATTGCCGAAACCGAAGCAGAAATCCCAGAGGCTAAACAAAAAGCCGCTGACCTAAAAGGAGGGGGTAGTAGTGCTCCTGCCGCTGCACCAGCACCTGCGCCTGCCGCACCTAGTCCAGAGCCGACCCCCACACCTGCGGCACCGACCCCCACACCTGCGGCACCGACCCCTGCCCCCGTGGTCAATGATGGCAGAATTATTGCTTCTCCGAGGGCGAAAAAACTCGCCAAAGAATTTGGCGTTGATCTCAAAACAGTTCCTGGCTCTGGCCCCCACGGTCGCATCGTCGCCGAAGATATCGAAAAAGCAGCCGGTAAAGCGCCCACTATCGTCCCAGCCGCCGTCTCAACTCCCGCCCCGACAACCACTAAACCTGCAGCCCCCACACCGGCCCCTGTCGCCGTTGCGCCTGGTGAAGTCGTCCCGATGAATACGTTGCAACAGGCGGTTGTGCGTAACATGAATGCCAGCCTGAATGTGCCTACCTTCCATGTATCCTATGACATCACAACCGATGCCCTAGATGCTCTCTACAAGCAAATTAAGAGTAAGGGCGTCACCATGACAGGTCTTCTAGCCAAGGCGGTGGCTGTGACTCTCCAGAAACACCCAGTGGTCAATGCCAGCTTCGGGGATAACGCAATCCAATACAGCAGTGGCATTAATGTGGCGGTGGCCGTCGCCATGCCGGATGGTGGTCTGATTACCCCTGTGCTCCAAAATGCCGATCAAATGGATATCTATTCCCTTTCCCGCAAGTGGAAAGATTTGGTAGACCGGGCGCGCCTCAAGCAATTGCAGCCCGATGAGTACAGCACTGGTACCTTTACCCTCTCTAACTTAGGGATGTTTGGGGTCAATAGTTTTGATGCGATTTTACCCCCCGGCCAAGGTTCAATCCTCGCGATTGGTGGTGCCCAGCCCAAAGTGGTTGCGACGCCCGATGGCTTGTTTGGTGTGAAAAAGCAAATGACCGTCAATATTACCTGCGACCACCGCATTATTTACGGTGCTGATGCAGCGGCATTCCTCAAGGATCTAGCTGACTTGATCGAAAACAATACCCACAGCTTGACCCTTTAG
- a CDS encoding glutathione peroxidase, with protein MTTQTPTSIYDFSATAIDGTSVDLSTYKDQVLLIVNTASQCGFTPQYKGLQALHEQYGGKGLVVLGFPCNQFGQQEPGNETQIQSFCKTTFGVSFPMFQKIDVNGSNAHPLYQYLTKEAPGILGTKNVKWNFTKFLINRQGQVVKRYAPTATPEAIAKDIQELL; from the coding sequence ATGACTACCCAAACGCCTACTTCTATTTATGATTTTTCGGCCACAGCTATTGATGGCACATCGGTTGATCTCAGTACCTACAAAGACCAGGTTTTATTGATTGTTAATACAGCCAGTCAATGCGGATTTACTCCTCAATACAAAGGTTTGCAGGCACTCCATGAACAATATGGCGGCAAAGGCTTAGTCGTTCTTGGTTTTCCCTGTAACCAATTTGGCCAACAAGAACCCGGCAACGAAACGCAAATTCAATCATTTTGTAAAACAACGTTTGGGGTTTCTTTTCCGATGTTTCAAAAAATCGATGTTAATGGCAGCAATGCCCATCCGTTATATCAATATTTAACCAAAGAAGCACCCGGTATTTTGGGGACAAAAAATGTGAAATGGAATTTTACGAAGTTTCTCATTAATCGCCAGGGTCAAGTGGTAAAACGTTATGCACCCACGGCAACACCAGAGGCGATCGCCAAAGACATCCAAGAATTACTTTAA
- a CDS encoding type I glyceraldehyde-3-phosphate dehydrogenase produces MIRVAINGFGRIGRNFLRCWAGRENSQLQVVGINATTDTKSNAHMLRYDTMLGKFDGEIDYDTNSLTVNGNVIKCCSDRNPLNLPWKEWGVDLVIESTGVFNTEEGSSKHITAGAQKVLITAPGKGGHIGTYVVGVNSDQYGHDKQNVISNASCTTNCLAPIVKVLNDRFGIVKGTMTTVHSYTGDQRILDNSHRDLRRARAAAENIVPTSTGAAKAVALVIPEMKGKLNGIAMRVPTPNVSVVDLVAQVAKPTIAEEVNQVLKEASETYMKGILAYTEEPLVSCDFRGTDVSSTIDGSLTLAMDGDLIKVVAWYDNEWGYSQRVVDLAEIVAQNWQG; encoded by the coding sequence GTGATTAGAGTAGCGATTAATGGATTTGGACGTATTGGACGCAACTTCTTGAGATGTTGGGCTGGTCGTGAAAACAGCCAACTCCAAGTCGTTGGGATCAATGCGACCACCGATACCAAAAGTAATGCCCACATGCTTCGTTACGACACGATGCTGGGTAAATTTGATGGCGAAATCGATTATGACACCAACTCTCTGACTGTCAACGGTAACGTGATCAAATGCTGTTCTGACAGAAACCCCCTCAACCTTCCTTGGAAAGAGTGGGGCGTCGATTTGGTGATCGAATCTACCGGTGTATTCAACACCGAAGAAGGATCTTCTAAGCACATTACAGCTGGTGCACAGAAAGTACTGATTACAGCCCCTGGTAAAGGCGGTCATATCGGCACCTATGTGGTTGGTGTAAATTCCGATCAGTATGGCCATGACAAACAAAATGTAATTAGTAATGCCAGCTGTACCACCAACTGCCTCGCCCCCATTGTTAAAGTACTCAATGATCGTTTTGGAATCGTCAAAGGGACGATGACCACCGTCCACAGTTACACTGGCGACCAACGTATCCTCGACAATAGCCACCGGGATCTCCGTCGGGCGCGGGCCGCTGCAGAAAATATTGTGCCGACTTCTACCGGTGCCGCAAAAGCTGTTGCCTTGGTTATTCCTGAAATGAAGGGTAAGCTCAACGGGATTGCAATGCGGGTACCGACCCCCAACGTCTCTGTGGTTGACCTGGTTGCGCAAGTAGCCAAGCCCACCATTGCTGAGGAAGTTAACCAGGTACTCAAAGAAGCTTCTGAAACCTACATGAAAGGGATTTTAGCTTACACCGAAGAACCCCTCGTCTCCTGTGATTTCCGGGGGACTGATGTCTCTTCTACGATTGACGGTAGCCTCACCCTCGCCATGGATGGTGACCTGATTAAGGTTGTGGCTTGGTACGACAACGAGTGGGGTTATTCTCAACGGGTTGTTGACCTTGCAGAAATCGTTGCCCAAAACTGGCAAGGGTAA
- a CDS encoding single-stranded DNA-binding protein — protein sequence MTINLVNLVGRAGGDPEVRYFESGSVLCNLTLAVNRPTSRTDQPDWFNLEIWGKTAEVAANYVKKGSLLGIQGTLKIETFTNRNGHESSKPVIRVNRLDLLGSKRDVDPNAVDSYNNYG from the coding sequence ATGACCATTAACCTCGTAAATCTTGTGGGCCGGGCCGGCGGGGATCCGGAAGTGCGCTATTTCGAGTCGGGTAGTGTGCTGTGTAACTTGACTTTAGCGGTAAATCGTCCCACCAGCCGGACAGACCAGCCGGATTGGTTTAATTTAGAAATTTGGGGCAAAACAGCAGAGGTGGCCGCTAATTATGTGAAAAAAGGTAGTCTGCTCGGCATCCAAGGCACCTTAAAGATTGAGACTTTCACGAACCGTAATGGCCATGAATCGTCTAAGCCGGTAATTCGGGTTAATCGATTGGATTTATTGGGTTCCAAGCGGGATGTAGACCCCAATGCAGTGGATAGTTATAACAACTACGGGTAA